The Paenibacillus beijingensis nucleotide sequence AATTGCCGGAATTGGGGTAATTATACATACGCCCGGAAAAGTTTTGCCTCTTTCGCAGTTTTGTCCGTCTTACGCACTTCAAAACGGAAAAATAAGCGCCATCCCCAGCCTGCACGAAACCTCCCAAAATCGTTCTATTTTCGGACAAAAAATGTTCCTTAATTCGCTTCTGAAGGCGTGCTATATTGAGCGCATAGACCAATTTGTAATCGCTTACAAAATGTGGCATCATGAAAGGTGAGAACAGCATGAAAAGCGAGTACAGGAAGGAAAGTGTCTCAAAATCGAAGGGCGGTTTGCGGAGAGTTATTCTATTTGTTCTGATCCTGTCAGCCGGTTGGTTGTTCGTCAGTTCTCATTCGGCATGGGCAAGTTTCAGCAGCTTCATTACACGCAGCGGAGATAAATTCATGGACGGCGGTACCGAGTTCCGTTTTGTCGGCACGAATGTGCCGTTTTTGCTCCGGTCGTGGGCCGATCCGGCCGAGATCGAAGACACGATGAAGGCGGCGGCCGCTTCCGGTATCAACGTCATCCGGGCGTACCCGTTCGAAGTGCGGATGAGCGCCGATCCGCAGGGAACGTTCAGGCATGTTATGGGCCCGGGAAATTTTAACGAAAGCGCGTTTAAGCTCGCCGACAAAGCAATTCAGCTGGCAAATCAGTACAACATCCGGCTTATTATCCCGTTCGTGGACAATTACAATTATGTCGGGGGATACGCCGACTGGGCGGCATTCCGGGGCAAAAGCGCAAGCGAATTTTGGACCGATGCGACTCTCAAGCAAGATTTTAAAAATTTTATCTCCTACGTCTTAAACCGCACAAACAGCTACACCAATATCCTTTATAAAGACGACAAAGCGATTATGGCTTGGCAGCTCGGCAACGAGTTGCTGTCGACGGACAGCTGGACGAGCGAAATGGCCGCTTATACGAAAAGTATCGATCCCAATCACCTCGTCGGCGACGGGGGCTATGTGCGCGCGCAGGGGATCCGGACGAATGCAGTCAACGACGCCAACATTGATTTTATCGATCCGCACATTTACAGCTATCACCAGGTGGACATGGCGGCCAAGCTTTCGGAATGGAGAAACACGACGGCAGGCAAAAAGCCGCTCATTATCGGGGAGTTCGGCGATTATTCCGCCGCTGAAACCGAGCAATTGCTCGGCATTGTGCAGAGCAACGGTACGAGTGGCGCGATGTACTGGGGAACGATGCCGCATCATAAGCTGGGAGGATGGCATTGGCCACCGCTGAACGGCTGGGTCTACCTTCGCTACCCGGGCTTTGCAAGCGGCGACTGGGCGGAAGAGACGGCGATCGTCGGGAAGCTGCGTCAATACGCATATGCCATGCAAGGGCAGTCGCCGCCGGCGTGGCCGGCGCCGGCAGCTCCTGTCATGCTGCCGGCCGATTCCGTGCATAACCTGTCATGGAGGGGATCGGCGGGAGCGCGCGAATATGAAATCGGGCGGGCGCAGAGCGCATCCGGCCCGTGGACGGTCATCGCCGCTAATGCAACCGACGATGTGTCCGTGCCGCGCTTTTACAACGATACCGTACCGCTGTTTGACGACACAACCGCCGTTCCCGGCACATCTTACTATTACCGGGTGCGGGCGAAAAGCGCAGACGGCGTGGCGTCCGTTTATTCGAACGTGATCGGTCCCATTATGGCACGCGATGTCATCGTGGTCGATAACGGTGGCATAAACTATACGGAGACCGGAACATGGGGAAGCAGTACGCTGCCCGGAAGCTATAACGGAGGTTCGCGATACAGCAGCCTTGCCGGCAGCACGGCGCGCTGGCAGCCGAACGTGACGGCGCCCGGCTATTACAGCATTTTTGTCCGCTATCCGTATCATGCGACGTCGGCGCTCAATGCGCGCTACAAAATTTACCATAACGGTGTTTTCGACTCTGTCAGCGGCATCGACCAAACCGTCCTGGCGGACGGAAAGTGGCGGCTGATCGATACCGTCTACTTTGCGGGGGGACCGTCGGAATATATCGAGCTGCAGGCGGTGGGCGGTTCCTCGGCCAACTACCGCGCGGACGCCGTACTGGTTGAACCGCGGCTGTTTGGGGACAGCTTTCAACGAGACGGCGGAGTCGCGGGTTGGACGGCGCCGAGCGGCGTTTGGAGCACTGCGACGGACGGAACGACGGTCTTTAAGCAATCGGGCACTACGGGCGAGGCGGAAGCCTATGCGGGACCTTCCGTCGCCGATGCCGCCGTTTCGGCTGCCGTCAAAGCGTATGATCTGAGCGGCGCCAATGCATCGGCAGGGTTAATCGCACGGGCGAGCGCCGATCTGTCCAGCTTTTACACGATGCGCATCAATTATGATACGAATAAGCTGCAGCTGTACAAAAAGGTGAGCGGCGTTTGGACGAAGCTCGGCGAGACGGACTTCCAAGCTTCGCCGGGAACGTGGTATTTGCTCCGGCTGGAGCTGAAAGGAGCTTCAATTAAAGCGTTTGTGAACGGTTCAATCAAGCTGAACGTTTCGGATACGGCTTTGTCGGCCGGGTACTCGGGCCTGCGGACGTACGGCCAGACCGTTGTTTTCGACAACTTCCATATTTCGGCGAATTAATGTACGGGAGCCCCCGTTTTACGGTCACGTAAAGCGGGGGCAGCCTTGCGATAAGAAAGCGAAGTGATCGTATGAAGAAGCGGCGATTTTGGATTCCGAATACGCTCCGGCATCGGCTGTTTGTTGCCTATGTCGTGCTGTTGCTGCTTCCTTACTCTATGCTGAGCGTCTACCATTTTCGCGAAATCGAACACGCAATGCGCAGCAATATTAGCCAGCAGGACAAGCAAAATCTGGAATCGGTCAAGCGTTCGCTTGATAACGTAATGGGGTTCATGACGAAGACGGCAACGCTGCTTGAGCAGGACGCGACCGTCCAGTCGCTGCTTATGTACCCGGATCTCTTTGACGATTTCGAACGGGGAAGGAAGCTCGACTCCAAATTTTCAAGCATCATCAACAGCTTCTTCCTGTCGGAGGCCGAAGTTTATTTTACGGTTGCCGATCTCCACCATCATGTGTACAAGTCCTACATTCCTCTCCAGTATGAGCCGGGCAAAGAGCAGGCCTGGATTGCGAAGCACGAACAATCGGGCCAAAAATTTCAATGGATCAGCGCCGATCCCAATTACGTTTCCCGCGATATTTCGCGGAGTCCGTCGCTTGTATCGTTCATTTCGACGCTCAGCGACGAGCAGTTCCGTCCCGTCGGTTATGCGCGGATCAGCATCGATTACGACCCGTGGTTCAAGTCCTTTACATCCTCCGCCAAAGAAAGCGGCCAAACGTACTTTATCGTGGACGAAAAAGGCACCGTGCTGGGAAGATCGGATCCCGGGTCGGAATTGCCGGCTGCGGTTACGGGCAAGCTTGCGGAGGCTAATCCGGCCGAGAGTTTGTCTGCCCGGGACGATTCGAATTCGCTCTACAATTTCAGCTATATTCCCGCTTTGCATTGGTATGTGGTGAAACAAGCTCCGCTCGATGTGCTGTATCGCGAAGTCAATCAGGAGAAGCAGCGCTTCTATATCGTCATATCGGCGTTTAGTCTCGCGTTTCTGTTCTTCACCTTCGTCATAACCGGAGCTTTCACCCGCCCGCTGAAGCTGCTGCAAAAAAAGATGGAAACCGCGGCGGCCAAAGAACTGCAAGTGACGCTCTCCGAGCAGCGCGGAGCGGAGGAGATCGTCGCGCTGTCCGCAAGCTTCAACCGGATGCTGCGCGACATGAACGGGCTGATCGGGCGGCTGAAGGAAGAGGAGCGGCAGCGGCAGGTCGTCCGCTTTCAAGTGCTGCTGTCGCAGATGGACCCGCACTTTCTGCTCAATACGCTCAATACGATCAAATGCATCGCGCTCAAAAACGACGACGAAGAAACGCATGATCTGTGCGTATCGCTCGGCAAGCTGCTGGAGCGGAGCCTGAACCTCGAGGTGGACATGATCTATTTGGAGGATGAGATCGAAATGGTGAGGGCGTATATGCAAATTCAGAATGCCCGCTACGGCAACCTGTTTACGATCGAATACGACTATGAGCATGCGCTGCGGTACGCGCTCGTGCCGAAAGCGACGCTGCAGCCGCTCGTCGAAAATTCGATCTATCACGGTTTCTCCGCCCGCCGTGAAGGACATATCATCATGCGGATCTATACATCGGCAGATCAGCTCGTCATGGAGATCGAGGACGACGGCGCCGGGCTCGGGCCGAAGACGCCGGCTTCCCGCAGGCGGAAAGGAATCGGCCTGCAAAATATCCGGGAGCGGCTGGAGATTCTGTTTCAGCAGCGGGCGGGCCTCGAGCTGATCGCTTTGGAGCATGGAGTACTGGCGCGTCTGCGCATTCCGCTGCTCTTGTCAACCCCTTACGGAAAGGAGGGTTACGTCGATGTGGTCAACGTTAATCGTGGAGGATGAGCATCAGGCGGCGGAGTACGTGCGGACGCTCGTTCTGAAAGCGGATGCGGGCTTTCGGATCGTCGGCGACGCCTCAAACGGAAAGGAAGCATACGAGTTGATTGTAAAAAACGCGCCCGATCTGGTCATTTGCGATATTCGGATGCCGGAGTGGGACGGAATCGAGCTGCTGAAGCGGGTCCGGCAGGCCGGCATTGAAAGCCGTTTCGTCATGCTCACCTGCATGAACGAATTCGAGTATGCCCGGCAGGCGCTGGAGTACGGAGCTTCGAGCTATTTGCTGAAGCTGTCAATGGATCTGATCTCTTTTAAAAAAATGCTGGAAAAGATGGATGCCGAGCTGCGCAAGCTGGGGCGGATGAAGCAAATCGAAACGTATTTATCCGCTGTGCCGGAGAGGGATCAGGCCGCAACCGATCACCCGGAAATCAATAAAGTAATCGAATATTTGAACGCCCGTTACCGCGGACAGGTCACGCTCAGCTCCGCCGCGCGTCATATTAATATGGATCCGAGCTATTTGAGCGACTTGTTCAAACGGAAAACGTCGCTTACGCTGACCGAATACGTGAACCGTCTGCGCATCGATGCCGCCTTGTTTTACTTGAAGCAGACGGATGATGCCGTCGGTGAAATCGGGGCGAGAGTCGGCTTCATGAACGACAACTATTTCATCAAGATGTTCAAGCGGCTGACCGGCATGACGCCAAGCCAATACCGGAGACAGTTCCGGCCCTGACGAACAGCTTGTCCGTATAGACCAAAACCAAAAATCGTTCTATTGAATCCCAAAGCGCGTTACTGACCGTGCGATTTTTTTTTGTATATATTGAGAGTGCAATCATTTCCAAAAAGGGGATGCGACGATGGTAAAAATGAAAAGCTGGTTTGCGGTTACGTTAGTCGCAATGTTGTTTGCCGGATTGCTGTCCGCCTGCAGCGGCGGGGGATCGAATGAAGGGACAAACGGGAATACGGCCGGCACGAACAAACCGGCGCAAAACGAACCGGCCAAAAGCGAACCTGTGAAGCTGAAGTTTTGGGGCGGTGTTCCCGCGGAAGCGGGGCCGCAGGCGATCGTGGATGCGTGGAACGCCCAGAACAAAGACATCCAGGTTGAATATGAACGGTTCGTCAACGACGACCCCGGCAATTTGAAGCTCGATACGGCCCTGATGACCGGCCAGGACGCCGACTTGTTTGTGAACTATGCGATGCCGCGCCTGAAGCAGCGGGTTGAAGCGGGATTAGCGCTTGATCTGAGCGCGCTCGGCGATTATAACATCGACGATATGATGGGACCGGACGCCAAGCTGTGGCAGGTGGACGGGAAGTACTACGGAATGCCGACGACAAAGAACATGGCGTTCTTCTGGCTGAACAAAGACATGCTCGACAAAGCGAACCTGCCGATACCGCCGCTCGATTGGACTTGGGACGATGTCCGCACGTATGCGAAGAAGCTGAAGGAGACGGGCACCAATTGGGGGCTGCTGCAGCATGAGGCGGTGTTCATGGCCCCGTTCGACGGTACGCTCGCCGCGATCGGCACGACGAAAGCCGACGGAAAGTCGAATCTCGATAACCCGCTTATGAAAGCAGGCTTCCAGAATTATTACGATCTGATGTTTACCGATCAATCGACGCCTCCGTACGGCGAGCAAATTACGAGTAAAATGCCGGTCGATACGATGTTCCTGAAAGGAGAGGCGGGGATGCTGAACGCAGGGTTGTTTATTTTCCGCAATTCCAACAATTTGAAGGACAACCCGCGCACGTTCAAAATCGCCTTTGCCGCCATGCCGAGAATTTCGAAAAATGATTCCGAATTCAAATATCCGGGCGGGCTTGGCGACGTCATCTCCATCAACGCCAAGTCGCCGAACAAGGAAGCGGCCTGGAAGTTTCTGAAGTGGTATGCCGACGGCGGCATGCTTCCGGTAGCTGCCGGCGGACGTATCCCCGCTTCGAAAGCGGTGAACAAAGACGAGGCGCTCAATCTGATGCTCAAGGGAGTCGAAGATTTGTACGATAAAGATTCGCTCATGAAGGTCGTATTCGGGGAGTTCCCGACCTATGTAGACATGCTGGATCAGAAAATGGTCGACATGCGCAGAGAAGAATTCGAGAAAT carries:
- a CDS encoding family 16 glycoside hydrolase, giving the protein MDGGTEFRFVGTNVPFLLRSWADPAEIEDTMKAAAASGINVIRAYPFEVRMSADPQGTFRHVMGPGNFNESAFKLADKAIQLANQYNIRLIIPFVDNYNYVGGYADWAAFRGKSASEFWTDATLKQDFKNFISYVLNRTNSYTNILYKDDKAIMAWQLGNELLSTDSWTSEMAAYTKSIDPNHLVGDGGYVRAQGIRTNAVNDANIDFIDPHIYSYHQVDMAAKLSEWRNTTAGKKPLIIGEFGDYSAAETEQLLGIVQSNGTSGAMYWGTMPHHKLGGWHWPPLNGWVYLRYPGFASGDWAEETAIVGKLRQYAYAMQGQSPPAWPAPAAPVMLPADSVHNLSWRGSAGAREYEIGRAQSASGPWTVIAANATDDVSVPRFYNDTVPLFDDTTAVPGTSYYYRVRAKSADGVASVYSNVIGPIMARDVIVVDNGGINYTETGTWGSSTLPGSYNGGSRYSSLAGSTARWQPNVTAPGYYSIFVRYPYHATSALNARYKIYHNGVFDSVSGIDQTVLADGKWRLIDTVYFAGGPSEYIELQAVGGSSANYRADAVLVEPRLFGDSFQRDGGVAGWTAPSGVWSTATDGTTVFKQSGTTGEAEAYAGPSVADAAVSAAVKAYDLSGANASAGLIARASADLSSFYTMRINYDTNKLQLYKKVSGVWTKLGETDFQASPGTWYLLRLELKGASIKAFVNGSIKLNVSDTALSAGYSGLRTYGQTVVFDNFHISAN
- a CDS encoding cache domain-containing sensor histidine kinase, which gives rise to MKKRRFWIPNTLRHRLFVAYVVLLLLPYSMLSVYHFREIEHAMRSNISQQDKQNLESVKRSLDNVMGFMTKTATLLEQDATVQSLLMYPDLFDDFERGRKLDSKFSSIINSFFLSEAEVYFTVADLHHHVYKSYIPLQYEPGKEQAWIAKHEQSGQKFQWISADPNYVSRDISRSPSLVSFISTLSDEQFRPVGYARISIDYDPWFKSFTSSAKESGQTYFIVDEKGTVLGRSDPGSELPAAVTGKLAEANPAESLSARDDSNSLYNFSYIPALHWYVVKQAPLDVLYREVNQEKQRFYIVISAFSLAFLFFTFVITGAFTRPLKLLQKKMETAAAKELQVTLSEQRGAEEIVALSASFNRMLRDMNGLIGRLKEEERQRQVVRFQVLLSQMDPHFLLNTLNTIKCIALKNDDEETHDLCVSLGKLLERSLNLEVDMIYLEDEIEMVRAYMQIQNARYGNLFTIEYDYEHALRYALVPKATLQPLVENSIYHGFSARREGHIIMRIYTSADQLVMEIEDDGAGLGPKTPASRRRKGIGLQNIRERLEILFQQRAGLELIALEHGVLARLRIPLLLSTPYGKEGYVDVVNVNRGG
- a CDS encoding response regulator; this translates as MWSTLIVEDEHQAAEYVRTLVLKADAGFRIVGDASNGKEAYELIVKNAPDLVICDIRMPEWDGIELLKRVRQAGIESRFVMLTCMNEFEYARQALEYGASSYLLKLSMDLISFKKMLEKMDAELRKLGRMKQIETYLSAVPERDQAATDHPEINKVIEYLNARYRGQVTLSSAARHINMDPSYLSDLFKRKTSLTLTEYVNRLRIDAALFYLKQTDDAVGEIGARVGFMNDNYFIKMFKRLTGMTPSQYRRQFRP
- a CDS encoding ABC transporter substrate-binding protein, giving the protein MVKMKSWFAVTLVAMLFAGLLSACSGGGSNEGTNGNTAGTNKPAQNEPAKSEPVKLKFWGGVPAEAGPQAIVDAWNAQNKDIQVEYERFVNDDPGNLKLDTALMTGQDADLFVNYAMPRLKQRVEAGLALDLSALGDYNIDDMMGPDAKLWQVDGKYYGMPTTKNMAFFWLNKDMLDKANLPIPPLDWTWDDVRTYAKKLKETGTNWGLLQHEAVFMAPFDGTLAAIGTTKADGKSNLDNPLMKAGFQNYYDLMFTDQSTPPYGEQITSKMPVDTMFLKGEAGMLNAGLFIFRNSNNLKDNPRTFKIAFAAMPRISKNDSEFKYPGGLGDVISINAKSPNKEAAWKFLKWYADGGMLPVAAGGRIPASKAVNKDEALNLMLKGVEDLYDKDSLMKVVFGEFPTYVDMLDQKMVDMRREEFEKFFLKQEDLDTALANMVKKHNEALGVK